A section of the Oryzias latipes chromosome 8, ASM223467v1 genome encodes:
- the LOC101160662 gene encoding protein Wiz isoform X6: MEPEPLTPGTSHEPPTSTNVPNCALASLTSPDSPGDDLMSAKWAGAGEEQSGAEPGRGAQRTLKSSAFTSSLSWDSDSEKEALDEEELQNFSNPHGLAAHSPGSPSSGLRLDSKEEREAEKLQRLSSKTDPSPPVDRRSDIRQSADASPLGQKELEDGGAWDASERGEAFLSRPKDGSRMEAEEDSSEKEARPKRNQVPQPERDVYTFPGDSDPESPPPAPWAHCTFIQRCRKKRVLLRPFSGLRSLNKSESGKLTKRSPLRCKAAKSGPVHPGGGVYDFEEGFEEGPAETRKLRGRGGKKPKEAEEEAPEIFTCVECSIYFRKQVHLKEHMAQHSQSTAGGGRRAGKGRSFQCAECGWNLPNRPALADHHRRHCESRLKILEEIEKLNENGNEAAENEENPAHPAVAQHTGPVYNAGKMSAPEIVKSPPLSPASLSTPDQDFYATPLTSAGIPAQTRTVSSYRRRFVCTKCNFSTRTSQALANHSKTHNRKKPALQADSPSPGSASTLASTSLRCGHCAFLTSSLSTLREHQTLVHHVSARGKHDDGGSHLSESGSFPEAAQGKSQHGITAPEDEAAPDGAAAQPKSQAVGSRRLSTRGKTWTEFNPEMDDESSSRREKLDRERRKEPTSEENSPVGGKPRTKAKPNTVANFDPDTFSVMHCEFCKAGFDTRAGLSSHARAHLRDFGITNWDITISPIHILRELFSSRPDLVIPTAPPRSQSSYSEEEEEEEEEEGEEDDEERNYKDGIIKVKLEGGTSKRTPCVSDLNAVASASCHQWKKKDGEEDCRGVDGAEEDDEDLQRSAPDGVSDGPGNAVGGSQSTVEDADTKAQHLKCEVCDSRFESGRGLSSHAHLRQLGVTASERRGGTPTDLCRIAKECHTDGKVSLSLSDPLPATTPSPPAPVKDEDLEDMDLDEKPIPAFLLAKAAKAVSLPSSSPAPTPSPGASPASSVSGSPSVVKKAPISSLLPVSSPLRSPELKAGGMKSLSATPSAETAKPLWAPQENDAPLNLALEMDSSKDIVCQLCGAWFETRKGLSSHARAHLRHFGVEYSESKGSPIDLLSQLIDTDDFKHKAGTLELDSLAEPKGLNSTVSSAKQSLLTLSSSPSLLYKVTAAGGGSTSKATSPLLGPPAKRPKASSMQVFRLSSGELMALPHSEPPKEIGCEFCGEYFENRKGLSSHARSHLRQMGITEWTVNGSPIDTLREIITRRGLPCALPQNHLKTPPSSSPGPPRSPLTASSSPSAGLLSRLPFTFARPSSPPQPSGAKSSSASSAPPGGLSLKLKSEPVQLEVTAPAAAERSGGFSGGAPNSNWSSDNAFPLNLAKSPDVEPTRDIRCEFCGEYFENRKGLSSHARSHLRQMGITEWCVNGSPIDTLREVMNKKGLGASSDQGVKKELSHRASSPSWEKKVGRSESFGFYQSSKYRNSPLSLVQSGPRVQKPGLGSGSGTTSAARFFRMSPLGKRPLSGESRSGEAPHSSPHRLKTTPPLPRDFSVKRKPSPEKHQDPSCELCGFYFENRKALASHARAHLRQFGVTEWSVNGSPIETLSAWMRSRPQKVLEMHRSYMQGNRSALKKKAPSSSSSSPSSSSSQWSSSVAVSLGRPASQEVGHRSSSSSSRASGDHAGTSSQGGPVRPGRGSPGFSRPSSASPPQAPVARSELNVRLPRGFERRPLKHPSCPEGAERDSGTPKPLRTGTVPALVPKPPSYPLVKLVGKFYTLKCRFCEVEFHGPLSVQEDWIRHLQQHIIKMNYNKPAACKATAADPQPSVQASTSTSRTSPAAVARSCSPATLSDCAPAITATEGIRGSEEQPGLIPAPLPLPTQTA, encoded by the exons ATGGAGCCAGAACCTCTGACCCCAGGGACCAGCCATGAGCCCCCAACCTCTACCAACGTCCCCAACTGCGCCTTAGCG TCCTTGACTTCTCCAGATTCTCCAGGGGATGACCTGATGTCTGCTAAATGGGCCGGAGCCGGAGAGGAGCAATCCGGAGCAGAGCCGGGGAGGGGCGCACAGAGGACGCTCAAGTCCTCAGCCTTCACCTCCTCCCTAAGCTGGGACTCCGACTCTGAGAAGGAAGCTCTAGATG AAGAGGAGCTACAGAACTTTTCTAACCCTCACGGTCTGGCTGCTCACAGCCCAGGATCTCCTTCTTCCGGACTCAG GCTTGACAGCAAAGAGGAGCGTGAAGCGGAGAAACTGCAGCGCCTCAGCAGTAAAACGGACCCGTCGCCCCCCGTGGACAGACGCAGTGACATCCGCCAGAGCGCCGATGCATCTCCGCTTGGTCAGAAAGAAC TGGAAGACGGCGGCGCCTGGGACGCTTCTGAGAGAGGGGAGGCGTTCCTGTCCAGACCAAAGGATGGCTCCCGAATGGAGGCTGAGGAGGACAGCAGCGAGAAAGAGGCGAGGCCCAAGAGGAACCAAGTCCCGCAGCCGGAGAGAGACGTTTACACCTTCCCCGGGGACTCGGACCCAGAGAGCCCCCCTCCTGCCCCCTGGGCTCACTGCACCTTCATCCAGCGGTGCAGGAAGAAGCGGGTTCTGCTCCGGCCCTTCTCCGGACTCAGAAGCTTGAACAAATCGGAATCTGGAAAGCTGACCAAACGCAGCCCCCTGAGGTGTAAAGCTGCAAAGAGTGGACCAGTTCACCCCGGGGGAGGGGTTTACGACTTTGAGGAAGGCTTTGAGGAAGGACCGGCGGAGACCAGGAAACTGAGAGGGAGAGGAGGGAAAAAGCCTAAAGAGGCAGAGGAAGAGGCGCCAGAGATTTTTACCTGTGTGGAGTGCAGCATTTACTTCAGAAAGCAGGTCCACCTGAAGGAGCACATGGCCCAGCACAGTCAGAGCACAGCAGGGGGGGGCCGGCGTGCGGGAAAGGGCAGGAGTTTTCAGTGCGCCGAGTGTGGGTGGAACCTGCCCAACAGGCCGGCGCTGGCGGACCACCACAGGCGGCACTGCGAGTCCCGCCTGAAGATCCTGGAGGAGATCGAAAAGCTGAACGAGAACGGAAATGAGGCGGCAGAAAACGAAGAGAATCCTGCCCACCCGGCCGTTGCACAACACACGGGCCCAGTTTACAATGCAGGCAAAATGTCAGCCCCAGAAATAGTCAAATCTCCACCTCTGTCTCCTGCTTCACTTTCAACACCAGACCAGGACTTTTACGCAACGCCTTTGACTTCAGCTGGAATCCCGGCTCAGACCAGAACCGTGTCTTCTTACCGCCGCCGCTTTGTCTGCACCAAGTGTAACTTCAGCACAAGAACATCACAGGCTCTGGCTAATCACTCCAAGACCCACAATAGAAAAAAACCTGCTCTCCAGGCTGACTCCCCCTCTCCTGGCTCAGCATCGACTTTGGCATCCACCTCCCTAAGGTGTGGTCACTGTGCCTTCCTGACTTCAAGTCTAAGCACACTGAGGGAACACCAGACACTTGTTCACCACGTGTCTGCTCGTGGGAAGCACGATGATGGAGGGTCTCACCTCTCTGAGTCTGGATCCTTCCCAGAAGCAGCTCAAGGCAAAAGCCAGCACGGAATCACTGCCCCCGAGGACGAAGCCGCTCCAGACGGTGCCGCAGCTCAGCCTAAAAGCCAGGCAGTAGGGAGCAGGAGACTGAGCACGCGAGGGAAGACCTGGACCGAGTTTAATCCTGAAATGGATGATGAATCGTCGAGTCGAAGGGAGAAACTGGATCGAGAGCGCCGAAAGGAGCCTACCTCTGAGGAAAACTCACCTGTGGGAGGGAAGCCCCGAACAAAAGCGAAACCCAACACCG TTGCCAACTTTGATCCAGACACATTCAGTGTGATGCACTGCGAGTTCTGCAAGGCCGGCTTTGACACCCGGGCTGGCCTGTCTAGCCACGCTCGGGCGCACCTCCGTGACTTTGGCATCACAAACTGGGACATTACCATCTCGCCAATACACATTCTGAGGGAACTGTTTTCCAGTCGGCCGGACCTGGTAATCCCCACAGCACCCCCCAGAAGTCAAAGCAGCTactcagaggaggaagaggaggaggaggaggaagaaggcgaagaggatgatgaggaaagAAACTACAAAGATGGGATTATAAAAGTTAAGCTTGAGGGAGGGACAAGCAAAAGGACTCCGTGTGTCTCTGATTTGAATGCAGTGGCTTCAGCGTCTTGCCATCAATGGAAGAAAAAGGATGGAGAGGAAGACTGTAGAG GGGTTGATGGTGCCgaagaagatgatgaggatCTGCAGCGTTCAGCCCCTGATGGTGTGAGCGACGGTCCGGGGAACGCCGTGGGCGGCAGCCAATCTACCGTGGAGGATGCAGACACCAAGG CCCAACACCTGAAGTGTGAAGTGTGTGACTCTCGGTTTGAGAGTGGGCGTGGCCTGTCCAGCCACGCCCACTTGCGACAGCTGGGCGTCACCGCCTCAGAGCGCCGCGGCGGCACACCGACCGACCTCTGCCGGATCGCCAAGGAGTGCCACACAGACGGCAAAGTAAGCCTGTCTCTTTCCGATCCTCTTCCAGCTACGACCCCCTCACCACCCGCTCCCGTAAAAGATGAGGATTTAGAAGACATGGACTTGGACGAGAAGCCCATCCCGGCTTTCTTACTGGCCAAAGCAGCAAAAGCTGTGTCGCTGCCATCTTCCTCTCCGGCTCCTACACCCTCTCCTGGTGCCTCTCCGGCTTCGTCTGTCTCCGGTTCTCCTTCAGTGGTGAAGAAAGCTCCCatttcctctctgctgcctGTGTCTTCCCCCTTGCGCTCTCCCGAGCTCAAGGCCGGAGGCATGAAGAGCCTCTCTGCCACGCCATCAGCGGAAACGGCGAAACCCCTGTGGGCGCCGCAGGAGAACGATGCTCCTCTCAATCTCG CACTGGAGATGGACTCCAGTAAGGACATCGTCTGTCAGCTGTGCGGCGCCTGGTTCGAGACCCGCAAAGGCCTGTCCAGCCACGCTCGAGCGCACCTGCGGCACTTTGGTGTGGAGTACTCCGAGTCAAAGGGCTCGCCCATCGACTTGCTGAGCCAGCTCATCGACACCGATGACTTCAAGCACAAAGCCGGCACGCTGGAGCTGGACAGCCTCGCAGAACCAAAGGGCCTCAACTCAACCGTCTCCTCCGCAAAGCAGTCCCTGCTCACTCTGTCCTCCTCTCCGTCCCTCCTCTACAAGGTGACCGCTGCAGGGGGTGGATCCACATCCAAAGCTACCTCGCCTTTACTTGGTCCCCCTGCCAAGCGTCCCAAGGCCTCTTCCATGCAGGTCTTCCGCCTTAGTAGCGGGGAGCTGATGGCTCTTCCACACA GTGAACCTCCAAAGGAAATCGGCTGCGAGTTCTGCGGGGAATATTTTGAGAATCGGAAAGGGCTTTCCAGCCACGCCCGGTCCCACCTGCGCCAAATGGGCATCACAGAATGGACTGTCAACGGATCCCCGATAGACACCCTTCGGGAGATCATCACAAGGCGGGGCCTGCCCTGCGCTCTTCCTCAGAATCATCTCAAAACCCCACCTTCTTCCTCCCCAGGACCTCCTCGTTCCCCTCTGAcagcctcctcctctccttctgcGGGCCTCCTCAGTCGCCTCCCTTTTACCTTCGCCCGTCCCTCCAGTCCTCCTCAGCCCTCGGGAGCCAAGTCCAGCTCGGCGTCTTCTGCTCCTCCTGGGGGTCTGAGCCTGAAGCTGAAAAGCGAGCCGGTGCAGCTGGAGGTCACGGCTCCGGCGGCTGCAGAGAGGTCTGGAGGCTTTTCAGGCGGCGCTCCTAACTCCAACTGGAGCTCTGACAACGCGTTCCCCCTCAACTTGG CCAAGTCTCCGGACGTGGAGCCTACAAGGGACATCCGCTGTGAATTCTGTGGGGAGTATTTTGAGAACCGGAAAGGCCTTTCCAGCCACGCTCGCTCCCACCTGCGGCAAATGGGCATCACCGAGTGGTGCGTGAACGGCTCCCCCATCGACACCCTGAGGGAGGTCATGAACAAGAAGGGGCTGGGCGCTTCCTCCGACCAGGGGGTGAAAAAAGAGTTGAGCCATAGAGCCAGCAGTCCGTCCTGGGAGAAGAAAGTGGGCCGTTCGGAGAGTTTTGGCTTTTATCAGTCCTCAAAGTACCGGAACTCCCCCCTGAGTTTGGTGCAGTCGGGGCCAAGGGTCCAGAAACCGGGCTTGGGGTCCGGGTCTGGCACCACCTCTGCAGCAAGGTTTTTCCGGATGTCCCCACTGGGGAAACGGCCTCTGTCTGGGGAGTCCCGGTCAGGAGAGGCGCCGCACTCATCTCCTCATCGGCTTAAGACCACGCCCCCTCTGCCGCGGGATTTCTCCGTCAAAAGAAAACCCTCCCCAGAGAAGCATCAGG ATCCCAGTTGTGAGCTGTGCGGCTTCTACTTTGAGAACCGCAAGGCTCTGGCCAGCCACGCTCGGGCCCACCTCCGGCAGTTCGGTGTGACTGAGTGGAGTGTAAATGGATCGCCCATCGAGACGCTCAGCGCTTGGATGCGCAGCAGGCCTCAGAAGGTGTTGGAGATGCACCGCAGCTACATGCAGGGTAACCGCTCCGCCCTCAAGAAG AAGgccccctcttcctcctcctcctcgccatcctcctcttcctctcagtGGTCATCGTCCGTAGCTGTGAGCCTGGGCCGACCGGCTAGCCAGGAAGTCGGCCAccgttcctcctcctcctcctccagagctTCAGGGGACCATGCCGGTACCAGCTCGCAGGGGGGTCCCGTCAGGCCCGGCCGCGGCAGCCCCGGCTTCTCGCGGCCCAGCAGCGCCTCCCCTCCCCAAGCACCGGTGGCTCGCAGTGAGCTGAACGTCCGTCTGCCCCGAG GTTTCGAGCGTCGGCCCTTAAAGCACCCCTCCTGTCCAGAGGGAGCAGAGAGGGACAGTGGTACTCCTAAACCTTTACGCACAGGCACCGTCCCCGCCTTGGTGCCCAAACCACCCTCCTACCCACTGGTCAAGCTGGTGGGCAAGTTCTACACACTGAAGTGCCG GTTCTGCGAGGTGGAGTTCCACGGTCCACTGTCGGTGCAGGAGGACTGGATCCGACACCTCCAGCAGCACATCATCAAGATGAACTACAACAAGCCTGCTGCTTGCAAGGCGACGGCAGCCGACCCCCAACCCTCGGTCCAAGCCTCCACCTCTACCTCACGAACCTCCCCCGCCGCGGTTGCTAGGAGCTGCTCCCCCGCAACTTTGTCCGACTGTGCTCCTGCCATAACTGCCACAGAGGGGATCCGGGGCTCAGAGGAGCAGCCCGGCCTCATTCCAGCCCCCTTGCCTCTCCCCACCCAGACGGCGTGA